Genomic DNA from Mycobacterium stomatepiae:
GGGATTGGACTATCACGACCTGGCTTCGGTCACGGTGCACGCGACGCTGCGGGACGCCTGGCAGGCGCTGATGCCGGCGCGGGTGTTCGCGTTCACCGCGCATGCTCCGGTGTCGTTCGCCGACGTCGCCTATCAACCCGGCGACGTGTTGATGTTCGGTCCGGAACCCGACGGGCTGGACGCGCAAACCCTGGCCGACGACCACATCACCGGACAGGTGCGCATCCCGATGCTGGCCGGCCGGCGCTCGCTGAACCTGTCGAACGCCGCGGCGATCGCGATCTACGAGGCCTGGCGCCAACAGGGCTACCCCGGCGCGGTGTAGGACTCGGGGTAGCGATGAGTCCCGGGCACGGCCAGAGTCAGCCTTAACATGCCAACTTTCATCACGATCGGTTACGGCGACGAGGCCGGATACCGCCGGTTGAGCGACGAGCGCAAACGGGCCGCGCACGCCCGCGACGACGAACTCAGCGCGTCGGGCGCCCGTATCGGCCGCGCGGGAGACCCGATCCAGGTCCGCAATCCGGACGGCGCGGGGGTCAGGGTCGAGCCGGGACCCTTCCTCCGATCCACGCTGCCGATCGCCGGGTTCGCGGTGATCGAGGCCGAGGATCTCGACACGGCGATCGAGCGGGTGAGCCACACGCCGTGCGCGATGGCGCACGGGGTCGTCGAGGTATGGCCGCTGCTGCCCTGACTACCAGGTGTTCCAGTGCGTCAGGGTCTCCGCGGGCAGCCGCTTGGCCGGGCGAAATCGGTGCCCTTGGTGTAGGCGATCGGGAACAGCCCACCCTGGCTGAACTGCTCGTAGGGGATACCGAGCACCTCGGCGGCCTTGCGCTCGCCGTCGCCGAGCAGGTGCAACGTCGTCCAGCAGGAGCCGAGCCCGCGCGAGCGCAGCGCCAGACAGAAGCTCCAGACCGCCGGGAACAGCGACGCCCAGAACGAGACACCCCCTATCGCCGACTTGTCTTCGCGGCCTTCGAGGCACGGGATCAACAGCACGGGCGCTTCGTGCATGTGCTCGGCCAGATACATCGCCGAATCGACGACCTTGGGCATCCGCTCCCCGCGGGTGTCCCCCTCGCCGTAATCGGGCTTGGGCGCGCTGAGGTAGGGCTGGGCGTGCCCCAGGTAGATGTCGGCGATCGCCTTCTTCTTGTCGGCGTCTTCGACGAACACCCACTGCCAGCCCTGCGCGTTGGAGCCGGTGGGCGCCTGCAACGCCAGGTCGAGGCACTCCATCAGGACCTCGCGAGGCACGGGCTTGTCGAAGTCGAGACGCTTGCGGACCGAGCGGGTGGTGGTGAGAAGTTCGTCGACGGACAAGTTGAGGGTCATGTACCCGAGCCTATCGTCGCAGCGGCCTTGGGTACCGAACGTGCACTCAGGCCGGAGAATTCGCCGCGAAAATCTCGCCCTCAGAGCACGTTCGGCGAAGGGATCAGTCGCCTTCCGACATGTCTCCTGCTTCTTCTCGCCAGCGTGGCTAGATCAGGGCGGCGGGGGCGGTGGGGGCGGCCCGTCGGGCGGGATCGCCCCGCCGCAGCCACCGGGCGGGGGTGGGCCCGGGAGAGGTTCGTCGCCACCGACGCAGTCGTACTAGAACTGCGGTCCAGCCATCCAGGTTTTCATCCACTGGTGCCAAAACGACCCGTCGGGGTACTTCTCTCCGTCGCACACCGCTAAATTGCCGTAACCCCATCGGCCACCCGGGCAGAAGCCCTTTGTAATGTCCGGCTGGTGGGGGTCGGGCGGGTCGGCGCTGGCAGCGGCAGGAGAAAGAACAAACGCCGCAGCACAACTCAATATCGCAGCTCCATGGCGAGCGAGCTTGAATGCCATTCCGACCCCCTTATTACATTTTGGGTTCGAGTAGTTTACGACGCGGTGGGCAACGGCCATGTCGAATTGTTCAACTCCGGGCGCACAGCGTGCAGTCAGCGAAAGTCGCGCGACTTCGATCCGACGGCCAGGGTGATGCGACCCAACCGCTCGGCCACGACGGTGACTGCGCCGCTGGCGTTTTGGACCTGACCGCGGATCAGCAGCGCCGGTGCGGTGTTGGCCAGCTTGCGGTGTCGCGCCCACACCCCCGGCGTACAGAGCACGTTGACCATCCCGGTCTCGTCTTCGAGGTTGATGAACGTCACGCCTTGCGCTGTGGCGGGGCGCTGCCGATGGGTCACCGCGCCGGCGATCAGCACGCGGTCCCCGTCGGGCACGCCGAGCAGTTCCTCGGCGGGTACTACCCCCATCGCGTTCAGATCTGCCCGCAGAAACTGGGTCGGATAGCTGTCCGGGGAGATGCCGGTGGCCCACACGTCGGCGGCCGCCAGCTCCAGTTCGCTCATTCCGGGCAGCGCCGGGATGTGCGACCCATCAGCACCATGGGCCCCCACCCCGGGTAGCCGGTCCGGCCGTTGGGTGGCCGCGGCCCCGGCCGCCCACAGCGCCTCGCGCCGCGACGTCCCGAAGCAGCCCAGCGCCCCGGCCGTCGCCAACGCTTCGGCCTGCGGCACCGAGAGCTGCAGCCGGGTGGTCAGATCCAGCAGAGACACGAACGCGCCGTTAGCCTTTCGCTCCTCGACCAGCTGCTCGGCGAGGTCGTCGCCGATATGCCGGACCGCGCCCAACCCGAGGCGAACCTCGGTGCCGGCGTTCTCGAGTGTGGCGTGCGCCAGGCTGGCGTTGACGTCCGGGCCGTGCACCAGCACGCCGTGCCGGCGCGCATCGGCCACCAGCGACTGCGGTGAATAGAAACCCATCGGCTGCGCACGCAGCAGCGCGGCGCAGAACGCCGCCGGGTGATGCAGCTTGAACCACGACGAGTAGAACACCAGCGACGCGAACGACAGCGCATGGCTTTCCGGAAAACCGAAATTGGCGAAGGCTTCTAGCTTTTCGTAGGTCCGGTCGATCACCTCGTCGGTGGCGCCGTGCAATTCGCGCATGCCCTCGTAGAACCGGCCGCGCAGCCGTTGCATTCGTTCGGTCGAGCGCTTGGAGCCCATGGCGCGGCGCAGCTGGTCGGCCTCGGCGGCGGAGAAGCCGGCGCAGTCGACCGCGAGCTGCATCAGCTGCTCCTGGAAAAGCGGTACCCCCAACGTCTTTCGCAGCGCGGATTCCATGGACGGGTGGTCGTAGACGACCGGATCGATGCCGTTGCGCCGCCGGATGTAAGGGTGCACCGACCCGCCCTGGATGGGCCCGGGGCGGATCAGCGCGACCTCGACCACCAGGTCGTAGAACACCCGCGGCTTCAATCGCGGCAGGGTGGCCATCTGCGCTCGCGACTCCACCTGGAACACTCCGACGGAATCGGCGCGCTGCAGCATCTCGTACACCGCCGGCTCGGAGAGATCGAGGCGGGCCAGGTCGACGTCGAGGCCTTTGTGTTCGGCCACCAAGTCTTTGGCGTAATGCAGCGCCGAGAGCATACCCAGCCCGAGCAGATCGAACTTCACCAAACCGATGGCCGCGCAGTCGTCTTTGTCCCATTGCAGGACGCTGCGATTCTCCATCCGCGCCCATTCCACCGGGCAGACGTCGGCGATCGGGCGATCGCAGATCACCATGCCGCCGGAGTGAATACCCATGTGCCGCGGCAGGTTCCGAATCTGGGTGGCCAAATCGATCACCTGCTCGGGGATGCCCTCGATGTCCGGCGCTGGGTCATCTGAATTGGGGCCAAGCCCGTTCCAGTGGCCGATCTGCTTGCTCCACGCATCCTGCTGGCCCTGCGAGAAACCCAGGGCGCGGGCCATGTCGCGCACCGCGATTCGGCCACGGTAGGTGATGACATTGGCGACCTGGGCGGCGTAGTCGCGGCCGTATTTGTCGTAGACGTACTGGATGACCTTTTCGCGCTGATCCGACTCGATGTCCATGTCGATGTCGGGCGGCCCGTCGCGGGCCGGCGACAAGAAGCGCTCGAACAACAGCTCGTTGACCACCGGATCGACCGCGGTGACACCCAGGGCGAAACAGACCGCGGAGTTGGCCGCCGATCCCCTGCCCTGGCACAAGATGTTGTTCTCCCGGCAAAAGCGGGCGATATCGTGCACCACCAGGAAGTAACCCGGAAACGTCAGTTGGGCAATGACTTTCAACTCGTGCTCGATCTGGGCGTACGCCCGCGGCGCGGCCTCGGGCAGGCCGTAGCGATCGCGCGCTCCCGCCATCACCAACTGCCGCAACCAGCTGTCCTCGGTGTGCCCGGCGGGCACGTCGAACGGCGGAAGCTGCGGCGCGATCAGCGCCAGGCCGAACGCGCACTGCTCGCCGAGTTCGGCGGCGGCGGTCACCGCATTCGGGCCCCCAAAGGGCACCTGCGCGAACAGGCGGGCCATCTCCTCGCCGGACCGCAGATGCGAGCCGCCTAGCGGGGCCAGCCATCCGGCGGCCGACTCCAGCGACTTCCGGGCCCGGATGGCACCCATCGCCATGGCCAGCCTGCTGCGCGACGGATGGGCGAAATGCGCTCCGGTGGTGGCGACGACTCCGACCCCGAAGCGTGCCGCGATCCCGGCCAGCGCAGCGTTGCGTTCGTCGTCGAGGGGCTGCCCGTGATGCGTCAACTCGACGCACACCCTGTGCGCGCCGAATCGATCCACCAGATCGGCCAGCGCCCGCTCCGCCGCGTCCGGTCCGCCTTCGGAAAGCGCTTGGCGGACATGGCCTTTACGGCACCCGGTCAGGATGTGCCAATGCCCGCCCGCGGCCTCGGTCAGCGTGTCGATGTCGAAGCGCAGCTTGCCTTTCTCACCGCCGGCCAGATGCGCCGCGGCCAACTGCCGCGACAGCCGCCGGTAACCCTCCGGACCGCGGGCCAGCACCAGCAGGTGCGGACCGGCGGGGTCCGGCTGCTCGGTCCGGGCCTGCGTACCGAGCGACAGCTCGGCGCCGAACACGGTGCGCACGTCGAGTTCGGCGGCGGCTTCGGCGAACCGCACCGCGCCGTACAGACCGTTGTGGTCGGTTAACGCCAGCGCCCGCAGATCCAGCCGGGCCGCCTCCTCGACCAGCTCCTCGGGCGTGCTGGCTCCGTCCAGAAAGCTGTATGCCGAATGCGCGTGCAGCTCGGCGTAGGCGACAGCGGAGCGGGTGGTACGGCCGCCCTCCGGTGGTCGATAGGCCGGGCGCTTGTGCGAGAAGGGGGCCTCCTCCGCCGGACCGGATAGGGCGGGCGCGCCGGCATGGCGCGGCTTGCCGTCGAGCACCCGCTCCATCTCCGCCCAACTAGGCGGCCCGTTGAACCAGCCCACCCCCCCAGTGTATCGAACAAATGTTCGATTTAGTGCAGAGCTGTTAAAGCGGTTGTTAAACGCGACTTCAACTTCTAAACACAGTCTTAACGGATTGGGATCTACCGCGACGGGGGTGCCGCGGCAGATACTGGCACGGGGCAACTAGGGGCGGGAATTGAATATGGTGCAGCTGACAACAGCATTGGACACGGGCTTCCTCGCCGCAGCGGACCCCGATCGACAGGCGAGCATGGCGACCGGCGCGGTCGCGATCGTCGATGGCGCAGGCGCCCAATCTAGCTCGCCTCAAAACGATTCTGGCAGAACGGATTCTGTCGATACCGCGATGCACCCAGCTGTTACGGACGCATCCGTTGCGCGGTGCCCAGCACTGGGTCGACGATCCGAGTTTCGACCTCACCCATCACCTGCGCCGAGTTGCGGTTCCCCGCCCCGGCGACGAGGCCGACCTGTCGCGGGCGATCGCCCATGCCCTGGAACGCCCCCTGGAATTGGACCGGCCGCTATGGGAGTGCTGGGTCATCGAGGGCATGCCAGGCAAGTGGGCGATCCTGATGAAGGTCCACCACTACCTCGCCGACGCCACCCCCGCGGCCCACTTGCTCACCCGGCTCTGCGACGACGCCGACAGCGAGATGTTCGCCAATCATGTTGAACCCGGCAATGATTCGGTGCCAGACCGCAAGCCGGGGTGGGCCAACGCGCTGTGGCAAGCCTCGGCCGTCGCCAGCACCGTCACCAGCACCCTGGCCGAGACGGTCTGGTCGGCGGCACGCACGTCGTCGACCGGCCCCGCGGTCACGATGCGGCGGTACAGCTCGGTGCGCGTTCCTCTCGCCGCGGTCGACGCGGTGTGCGGGAAGTTCCGGGTAACCACCAACGACGTCGCACTCGCCGCCATCACCGAGGGGTTCCGGGCCGTTCTGCTGCACCGCGGCGAACAACCGCGCGCGGGTTCGTTGCGCACCCTGGAGCAGGCCGACGACATCTCGGACAAGCTGCGGTATCTCCCCGTCGAGCACGACGATCCGGTGCAGCGGCTACGGATCGTGCACAGCAGCCTGAACCAGCCCAAGCCGCAGAACGCCGGCCCGACCATCGTGGACCTGGCGACGAGTTCCATGCCATTTGCATTGTGCGCCAAGGCCGTTCGGCTGGTACTGAGCAGGCTCCCGCAACCGGGCATCGTGACGCTGGCCACCAGCGCCCCCGGGCCGCGGGACCGGCTGGAGCTGATGGGCGCAACCGTGGAACGTCTGCTACCGATCCCGCCGACGGCGTCGCAGCTGTCCAGCGGAGTCGCGGTGCTGAGCTATGGCGACGAGCTGATTTTCGGGATCACCGCCGACTACGACGCCGCACCCGAACTGCAGTAGCTCGCCAGCGGCATCGAGCGGGAAATGGCGCGACTGACGGCGCTCAGCCAGGACTCCGTCCTGTTGTTCACCAAGGATCGGCGCAAGCGCCGGGCCCGCACGCTTCCCAACGGCGTACCGCCCAGCCACCCGACCGCGCGAGCGCGCCACTGACCCGACCCGGACGGCGTTGATCACCGTGAGAGGGTTGATCAGTGCCAGTATCGGAGCCATCGGTCACCATCGACCCGCGCCGTCACGACGCGGTGCTGTTCGACCCAGGCCTGGACGCACCGCAATCGTTGATCGCCCAGCTGCAGGACGCCGGCGTCGGCACCGGCACCTTCGGATCGGCCGGCGACGCCCGGGCGGGACGCTCCGTGGTCGTCGCGACGAACCCGGCGGTGGCGACGGCCGCGCGCGATGGCGGCTTCGCATTGGTCGTCGAGGTCAGGGACCCCGAGGCCTGGAGTGAAATCACCGTACGCACCGGGGACCGACGCATGTCGCAGCTTCCCGACGCGTCCGCGCTACTCGACCAGGACCTCGCCGCCCGGCGGCCCGCGGTGTTCTTCGACTTCGACGGCACGCTGTCCGACATCGTCGACGACCCGGACTCCGCACAGCTTGTCCCCGGCGCGGGCGACGCGTTGCAGCGGTTGGCCGCGCGCTGCCCGGTCGCGATCCTGTCCGGCCGCGACCTCGCCGACGTGTCAACACGCGTCGGCCTGCCCGGCATCTGGTATGCCGGCAGCCACGGCTTCGAACTGACCGCACCCGACGGCACCCACCACCAGAACGACGCCGCGGCCGCGGCCATACCGGTGCTGGGGCGGGCGGCCGCCCAGCTGCGCGAGCGCCTCGGGTCGACGCCGGGTGTCGTGGTGGAGCACAAGCGTTTTGGCGTGGCGGTGCACTATCGCAACGCCGCCCGGGATCGCGTCGGCGAGGTGGCGGCCGCGGTGCGGGCGGCGGGCGAGCGCGACAAGCTGCGGGTGACCACCGGCCGA
This window encodes:
- a CDS encoding tRNA (cytidine(34)-2'-O)-methyltransferase, which encodes MFRLMFYSPRIAPNTGNAIRTAAATGAELHLVEPMGFDLSEPKVRRAGLDYHDLASVTVHATLRDAWQALMPARVFAFTAHAPVSFADVAYQPGDVLMFGPEPDGLDAQTLADDHITGQVRIPMLAGRRSLNLSNAAAIAIYEAWRQQGYPGAV
- a CDS encoding YciI family protein yields the protein MPTFITIGYGDEAGYRRLSDERKRAAHARDDELSASGARIGRAGDPIQVRNPDGAGVRVEPGPFLRSTLPIAGFAVIEAEDLDTAIERVSHTPCAMAHGVVEVWPLLP
- a CDS encoding error-prone DNA polymerase, with protein sequence MGWFNGPPSWAEMERVLDGKPRHAGAPALSGPAEEAPFSHKRPAYRPPEGGRTTRSAVAYAELHAHSAYSFLDGASTPEELVEEAARLDLRALALTDHNGLYGAVRFAEAAAELDVRTVFGAELSLGTQARTEQPDPAGPHLLVLARGPEGYRRLSRQLAAAHLAGGEKGKLRFDIDTLTEAAGGHWHILTGCRKGHVRQALSEGGPDAAERALADLVDRFGAHRVCVELTHHGQPLDDERNAALAGIAARFGVGVVATTGAHFAHPSRSRLAMAMGAIRARKSLESAAGWLAPLGGSHLRSGEEMARLFAQVPFGGPNAVTAAAELGEQCAFGLALIAPQLPPFDVPAGHTEDSWLRQLVMAGARDRYGLPEAAPRAYAQIEHELKVIAQLTFPGYFLVVHDIARFCRENNILCQGRGSAANSAVCFALGVTAVDPVVNELLFERFLSPARDGPPDIDMDIESDQREKVIQYVYDKYGRDYAAQVANVITYRGRIAVRDMARALGFSQGQQDAWSKQIGHWNGLGPNSDDPAPDIEGIPEQVIDLATQIRNLPRHMGIHSGGMVICDRPIADVCPVEWARMENRSVLQWDKDDCAAIGLVKFDLLGLGMLSALHYAKDLVAEHKGLDVDLARLDLSEPAVYEMLQRADSVGVFQVESRAQMATLPRLKPRVFYDLVVEVALIRPGPIQGGSVHPYIRRRNGIDPVVYDHPSMESALRKTLGVPLFQEQLMQLAVDCAGFSAAEADQLRRAMGSKRSTERMQRLRGRFYEGMRELHGATDEVIDRTYEKLEAFANFGFPESHALSFASLVFYSSWFKLHHPAAFCAALLRAQPMGFYSPQSLVADARRHGVLVHGPDVNASLAHATLENAGTEVRLGLGAVRHIGDDLAEQLVEERKANGAFVSLLDLTTRLQLSVPQAEALATAGALGCFGTSRREALWAAGAAATQRPDRLPGVGAHGADGSHIPALPGMSELELAAADVWATGISPDSYPTQFLRADLNAMGVVPAEELLGVPDGDRVLIAGAVTHRQRPATAQGVTFINLEDETGMVNVLCTPGVWARHRKLANTAPALLIRGQVQNASGAVTVVAERLGRITLAVGSKSRDFR
- the otsB gene encoding trehalose-phosphatase, producing MPVSEPSVTIDPRRHDAVLFDPGLDAPQSLIAQLQDAGVGTGTFGSAGDARAGRSVVVATNPAVATAARDGGFALVVEVRDPEAWSEITVRTGDRRMSQLPDASALLDQDLAARRPAVFFDFDGTLSDIVDDPDSAQLVPGAGDALQRLAARCPVAILSGRDLADVSTRVGLPGIWYAGSHGFELTAPDGTHHQNDAAAAAIPVLGRAAAQLRERLGSTPGVVVEHKRFGVAVHYRNAARDRVGEVAAAVRAAGERDKLRVTTGREVIELRPDIDWDKGKTLHWVIDHLHEPAAPTPIFFGDDITDEDAFDAVHDNGIPILVRHYDDGDRATAAQFAVDSPAQVAEFVDRLARQLNR